In Staphylococcus lloydii, the following proteins share a genomic window:
- the aspS gene encoding aspartate--tRNA ligase, with product MSKRTTYCGLVTESLLDQEVTLKGWVHNRRDLGGLIFIDLRDREGYVQIVFNPSFSEEALQIAESIRSEYVVEVTGLVKKRDPETVNPKIATGQVEVQVSDINVINKAETPPFSLNEENQNVDENIRLKYRYLDLRRQELAQTFKMRHQTTKAVRNYLDDAGFYDIETPVLTKSTPEGARDYLVPSRVHDGEFYALPQSPQIFKQLLMISGFDKYYQIVKCFRDEDLRADRQPEFTQIDIEMSFVDQEDVIEMGEEMLKKVVKDVKGVDLQEQFPRMTYDEAMRRFGSDKPDTRFDMELIDVSELGKVMDFKVFNSAVESGGQVKAIVAKGAADQYTRKDIDGLTEFVNIYGAKGLAWVKVVEDGVSGPIGRFFEDDHIATLQNLTGAEAGDLVLFVADSQSVVAQSLGALRVKLARELGLIDESKLNFLWVTDWPLLEYDEDAKRYAAAHHPFTAPKDDHIDKLSTEPENVQAKAYDIVLNGYELGGGSIRIHDGDLQAKMFEALGFTEEQTREQFGFLLDAFKYGAPPHGGIALGLDRLVMLLTNRTNLRDTIAFPKTASATCLLTDAPSEVSDKQLEELSLRIRH from the coding sequence ATGAGTAAACGAACAACATACTGCGGATTAGTTACAGAATCATTATTAGATCAAGAAGTGACATTAAAAGGTTGGGTTCATAACCGTAGAGACTTAGGTGGATTAATATTTATTGATTTAAGAGACCGTGAAGGTTATGTACAAATTGTCTTCAACCCATCATTCTCGGAAGAAGCATTACAAATAGCTGAATCAATACGTTCAGAATATGTTGTGGAAGTAACAGGTCTTGTGAAAAAAAGAGACCCAGAAACGGTAAATCCTAAGATTGCTACGGGTCAAGTTGAAGTGCAAGTTTCTGATATTAATGTTATTAATAAAGCAGAAACGCCACCATTTTCTTTAAATGAAGAAAATCAAAATGTAGACGAAAATATTCGATTGAAATACAGATATTTAGACTTAAGAAGACAAGAATTAGCTCAAACTTTCAAGATGCGTCATCAAACAACTAAAGCAGTGCGTAATTACTTAGACGATGCTGGTTTTTATGATATCGAAACACCTGTATTAACAAAATCAACACCTGAAGGCGCACGTGACTACTTAGTTCCTTCACGTGTACATGACGGTGAATTTTATGCATTACCACAATCACCACAAATATTTAAACAGTTATTGATGATAAGTGGTTTTGACAAATACTACCAAATTGTTAAATGTTTCAGAGACGAAGACTTACGTGCTGATAGACAACCAGAATTTACTCAAATCGATATTGAAATGAGCTTTGTCGATCAAGAAGACGTTATTGAGATGGGCGAAGAAATGTTGAAGAAAGTCGTAAAAGACGTCAAAGGCGTAGACTTACAAGAACAATTCCCACGAATGACTTACGATGAAGCGATGAGAAGATTTGGTTCAGATAAACCAGATACACGTTTCGATATGGAATTAATCGATGTTTCTGAACTAGGAAAAGTGATGGACTTTAAAGTATTTAATAGTGCAGTTGAAAGTGGCGGACAAGTTAAAGCCATCGTTGCTAAAGGTGCTGCTGATCAATACACACGTAAAGATATAGATGGATTAACTGAATTTGTGAATATTTATGGTGCAAAAGGTTTAGCATGGGTTAAAGTTGTAGAAGATGGTGTAAGCGGGCCAATCGGACGCTTCTTTGAAGATGATCATATTGCTACATTGCAAAATTTAACTGGTGCTGAAGCAGGCGACTTGGTATTATTCGTAGCAGATTCACAAAGTGTTGTAGCGCAAAGTTTAGGTGCGTTACGTGTGAAATTAGCTAGAGAATTAGGATTAATTGATGAAAGTAAATTAAACTTCTTATGGGTGACTGATTGGCCATTATTAGAATACGATGAAGATGCTAAAAGATATGCAGCAGCACATCATCCATTCACAGCACCAAAAGATGACCACATAGATAAATTATCTACTGAACCTGAAAATGTTCAAGCTAAAGCATATGACATTGTGTTAAATGGTTATGAGCTTGGTGGCGGTTCAATAAGAATTCATGATGGTGACTTACAAGCTAAAATGTTCGAAGCTTTAGGTTTCACAGAAGAACAAACAAGAGAACAATTTGGTTTCTTATTAGATGCATTCAAATATGGTGCACCACCACACGGCGGAATAGCTTTAGGTCTTGATAGATTAGTAATGCTATTAACTAATAGAACTAATCTTAGAGATACAATTGCATTCCCTAAAACTGCATCGGCTACATGTTTACTAACTGATGCACCAAGCGAAGTATCTGACAAGCAACTAGAAGAATTATCATTACGCATTAGACATTAA
- the hisS gene encoding histidine--tRNA ligase translates to MINIPRGTQDILPTESKKWRYIERRLEELMTLYNYEELRTPIFESTELFARGVGDSTDVVQKEMYTFKDKGDRSITLRPEGTAAVVRSYIENKMQGYANQPIKLYYLGPMFRYERKQKGRYRQFTQFGVEAIGAENPSIDAEVLAMAVHIYESFGLQHLKLVINSIGDIESRKEYNDALVKHFEPVIGDFCSDCQSRLHTNPMRILDCKVDKDKEAVKNAPRITEYLNEASTKYYNEVKQHLDRLGIRYEEDPNLVRGLDYYTHTAFELMIDNPNYDGAITTLCGGGRYNGLLELLDGPNQTGIGFALSIERLLLALEEENIELDVDNDFDLFIVTMGKEADDYAVKLLNDLRKQGIKADKDYMDRKIKGQMKQADRLNADYTIVIGDQELENNEVAIKDMTTGESESIQLDSVASYFNK, encoded by the coding sequence ATGATAAATATTCCAAGAGGAACCCAAGATATACTACCAACTGAATCTAAAAAATGGCGTTATATCGAACGTCGTTTAGAAGAATTAATGACTTTATATAATTATGAGGAATTACGCACACCTATCTTTGAAAGCACTGAATTATTCGCGCGTGGTGTAGGGGATTCTACTGACGTGGTACAAAAAGAAATGTACACATTCAAAGATAAAGGCGATCGCAGTATCACGTTACGACCAGAAGGAACTGCTGCTGTAGTTAGATCTTATATTGAAAATAAAATGCAGGGTTATGCTAACCAACCAATTAAACTTTATTACTTAGGGCCTATGTTCCGTTATGAACGTAAACAAAAAGGGCGTTATCGTCAATTCACTCAATTTGGTGTTGAAGCAATCGGAGCTGAAAACCCAAGTATAGATGCAGAAGTTTTAGCAATGGCAGTACACATTTATGAGTCATTTGGTTTACAACACTTAAAACTAGTTATTAACAGTATCGGAGATATCGAATCTCGAAAAGAATATAATGATGCTTTAGTTAAACATTTTGAACCTGTAATAGGCGACTTTTGTAGCGATTGTCAATCAAGATTACACACAAATCCAATGAGAATACTTGATTGTAAAGTAGATAAAGATAAAGAAGCAGTGAAAAATGCGCCACGCATTACCGAATATTTAAATGAAGCATCTACGAAATATTACAATGAAGTAAAACAACACTTAGATCGTCTTGGTATTCGTTATGAAGAAGATCCTAATTTAGTTAGAGGTTTAGATTACTATACGCATACTGCCTTTGAGCTAATGATTGATAATCCTAATTATGACGGCGCAATCACGACACTTTGTGGTGGTGGACGCTACAATGGATTACTAGAATTATTAGACGGACCAAATCAAACGGGTATTGGTTTCGCATTAAGTATTGAAAGATTATTATTAGCTCTTGAAGAAGAAAATATCGAATTAGATGTAGATAATGATTTTGATTTATTTATTGTTACTATGGGCAAAGAAGCTGATGATTATGCCGTTAAATTATTAAACGATTTACGTAAACAAGGTATAAAAGCAGACAAAGATTACATGGATCGTAAAATTAAAGGTCAAATGAAACAAGCGGACCGCTTAAATGCAGATTATACTATCGTTATTGGTGACCAAGAGTTAGAAAATAATGAAGTAGCCATTAAGGACATGACGACAGGTGAAAGTGAGTCAATTCAATTAGATAGTGTAGCATCATACTTTAATAAATAA